A single region of the Chryseobacterium culicis genome encodes:
- a CDS encoding aminotransferase class I/II-fold pyridoxal phosphate-dependent enzyme, whose amino-acid sequence MLSHISRFQESLDKRREEGTLRRLRLPSGGIDFYSNDYLGLAKSKDFQHSLLQKIMAHPQLLSGSTGSRLISGNSDIAVSVENDIAQTHQFESALLFPSGYNANLALFSTLPSRHDTVIVDEQIHRSVHDACRLSNAKKLKFKHNDIEDLENVLKRQNGHCYIAIESLYSMEGDFAPLQEISAIADQYKASLIVDEAHAFGVFGYGLVEKYQLQNQVSAAVVTYGKALGAHGAAILCNETVKSYLINFASPFIYTTSAQDFQWMSIKTGYEFLDQHQDLAKKLQDNIRVFRSRNLDSPSAETSPIQAIVIPDNQQLKQVQNTLSEEGFLTYAIYSPTVKEGSERLRICLHSFNTEEEIIKLTGIIREFI is encoded by the coding sequence ATGCTTAGCCATATCTCCCGTTTTCAGGAATCCCTTGATAAAAGAAGAGAGGAAGGAACTCTAAGGCGTTTACGGCTTCCATCTGGTGGAATTGATTTCTACTCCAATGATTATCTGGGGTTGGCAAAAAGCAAAGACTTTCAACATTCTTTGTTGCAGAAGATTATGGCTCATCCTCAACTGCTTTCAGGAAGTACAGGATCAAGGCTAATTAGTGGAAACAGTGACATTGCGGTTTCGGTAGAAAATGATATTGCTCAGACACATCAGTTTGAGTCGGCATTACTTTTTCCGTCCGGATATAATGCAAATCTGGCCTTGTTTTCTACACTTCCCAGCCGTCATGATACAGTTATTGTGGACGAACAGATTCATCGGTCGGTGCATGATGCCTGCAGATTATCAAATGCAAAAAAACTGAAATTCAAGCACAATGATATTGAAGATCTTGAAAATGTTTTAAAAAGGCAAAATGGACACTGTTATATCGCTATCGAAAGTTTGTACTCGATGGAAGGGGATTTTGCTCCTCTTCAGGAAATTTCAGCGATTGCAGATCAGTATAAAGCTTCTTTGATTGTTGACGAAGCCCATGCTTTTGGAGTATTTGGATATGGATTGGTTGAAAAATATCAATTACAGAACCAGGTTTCAGCCGCAGTTGTAACCTATGGAAAAGCTCTTGGAGCGCATGGAGCAGCAATCCTCTGCAATGAAACAGTGAAATCCTACCTGATCAATTTTGCAAGCCCATTCATTTACACTACTTCAGCACAGGATTTCCAGTGGATGAGTATAAAAACTGGGTATGAATTTTTAGATCAGCATCAGGATCTCGCAAAAAAACTTCAGGACAACATCAGAGTTTTCCGAAGCCGAAATTTAGACTCTCCATCAGCGGAAACAAGTCCCATTCAAGCCATTGTAATTCCGGACAATCAACAACTGAAACAAGTACAGAACACCTTATCTGAGGAAGGATTTTTAACCTACGCAATCTACAGTCCCACCGTAAAAGAAGGAAGTGAACGACTGCGGATTTGCCTTCACAGCTTTAATACAGAAGAGGAAATTATAAAACTGACAGGAATTATTAGAGAATTTATTTAA
- the bioD gene encoding dethiobiotin synthase — MKLFITGIGTEIGKTVCSAVLVQHFKTEYWKPIQSGDLQYTDSHKIEAWTDHAICHPETYRLQLAASPHQSAREENITINLNDFQLPKTEKPLIIEGAGGLMVPISDSTFMIDLIEELDLPAALVVRNYLGCINHSLLSIMALQQRGIQLEYLILNGDFPEDTERVICSFIEKETKMIKIPEIKNTDKESIQHAAQQLTITKL; from the coding sequence ATGAAATTATTTATAACAGGAATAGGAACCGAAATCGGAAAAACAGTATGCTCAGCGGTTTTGGTTCAACATTTTAAAACAGAATACTGGAAACCCATACAGTCTGGTGATCTGCAGTATACAGACAGTCATAAAATTGAAGCATGGACAGATCATGCAATATGCCACCCGGAAACCTATCGTTTACAGCTGGCTGCATCACCACATCAGTCCGCAAGAGAAGAAAACATCACCATAAACCTGAATGATTTTCAACTCCCCAAAACAGAAAAACCATTAATTATAGAAGGAGCAGGAGGGCTTATGGTTCCCATATCTGACTCTACATTTATGATCGATTTGATTGAAGAATTAGATCTTCCGGCGGCATTGGTAGTCAGAAATTATCTGGGATGTATCAATCACAGTCTACTTTCAATTATGGCTTTACAACAACGAGGAATTCAGTTGGAATATTTAATTCTTAACGGAGACTTTCCCGAAGATACTGAAAGAGTAATCTGCAGTTTCATCGAAAAAGAAACAAAAATGATAAAGATTCCGGAAATCAAAAATACCGATAAGGAATCTATACAACATGCTGCACAGCAATTAACAATAACAAAATTATGA
- the bioB gene encoding biotin synthase BioB: MDRKTTLRNDWTKEEIEEIYHLPLMELIYKAATVHREWHDPSEVQISTLLSIKTGGCPEDCSYCGQAARYHTNIKVQALLPTETVIAHAQKAKDSGSSRFCMAAAWREVRNNRDFDRVIDMVKGVNELGLEVCCTLGMLTEEQAIRLQEAGLYAYNHNLDTSEQYYEEIISTRTFDNRINTINNVRNAGITVCSGGIIGLGETHRDRISMLLTLATMPKHPESVPINALARVAGTPLEDNEKVDTWEMVRMIATARIVMPSSMVRLSAGRIEMSETEQAWCFMAGANSIFTGERETLLVTPNPGVSEDMQMLQTLGLKPMMKKETCC, from the coding sequence ATGGATAGAAAAACAACATTGAGAAACGACTGGACTAAAGAAGAGATTGAGGAGATTTATCACCTTCCTCTGATGGAACTGATCTATAAAGCAGCAACCGTGCACCGTGAATGGCATGATCCTTCTGAAGTACAGATCTCTACTTTATTATCCATCAAAACTGGTGGATGTCCTGAGGATTGTTCATATTGCGGACAGGCAGCCCGTTATCACACGAATATCAAAGTACAGGCTTTATTGCCTACGGAAACAGTAATTGCCCATGCTCAGAAAGCAAAAGATTCAGGATCTTCAAGATTTTGTATGGCAGCAGCGTGGCGTGAAGTTCGTAATAACCGCGATTTTGATAGGGTTATTGACATGGTAAAAGGAGTGAATGAACTTGGATTAGAAGTTTGCTGCACTTTAGGAATGCTTACCGAAGAACAGGCTATCAGACTTCAGGAAGCAGGATTATATGCCTACAATCATAATCTTGACACCTCTGAGCAATATTATGAAGAGATCATTTCTACCAGAACATTTGATAACAGGATCAATACCATCAACAATGTAAGAAATGCAGGAATCACCGTTTGTTCCGGAGGAATTATCGGACTGGGTGAAACGCACAGAGACAGAATTTCAATGCTTCTGACGTTGGCAACAATGCCAAAACACCCGGAATCTGTTCCTATCAATGCTTTAGCAAGAGTAGCAGGAACTCCATTAGAAGATAATGAAAAAGTAGATACCTGGGAAATGGTAAGAATGATCGCAACCGCAAGAATTGTAATGCCTTCTTCTATGGTGAGATTAAGCGCCGGCCGTATAGAAATGTCAGAAACAGAACAGGCGTGGTGTTTTATGGCAGGAGCTAATTCCATTTTTACAGGAGAAAGAGAAACGCTATTGGTAACCCCTAATCCGGGAGTTTCTGAAGATATGCAGATGCTTCAGACATTAGGACTGAAACCTATGATGAAAAAAGAAACATGTTGCTAG
- the bioA gene encoding adenosylmethionine--8-amino-7-oxononanoate transaminase gives MNTITEQASLQQRDKAVNWHPYTQMKTADDAIPIVKGKGIYLYDNKGKKYLDVVSSWWVTLHGHSHPYIAQRVFEQLNTLEQVIFAGFTHEPAIQLSENLLKILPAGQEKVFYSDNGSTAVEVALKMCIQYAYNKEKKKTKILAFKNAYHGDTFGAMSVSEKSFWTRPFESMLFEVVFIDTPNTENLESLQKQIKELADEVACFIYEPLVQGAAGMLMYKAEDLSQLMKCCREEGVLMIQDEVFTGFGRTGKLFAADYLTQKPDIMCFSKGLTGGTMPMGITTCSHEIYDAFLSDDRYKTLFHGHSFTANPLACTAALASMELLLTSETQMNINRITYQHSEFVKALALHPHVEKVRQIGTILAFDFKTGNGTSYFNEIGKKLYNEFLQRGIIMRPLGNVIYLVPPYCITSEELDFVYQNIMEVLDQFKD, from the coding sequence ATGAATACTATAACAGAACAAGCCAGCCTGCAACAAAGAGACAAAGCCGTTAACTGGCATCCTTACACGCAGATGAAAACAGCTGATGATGCGATTCCCATTGTAAAAGGAAAAGGAATTTACCTTTATGATAACAAAGGGAAAAAATATCTGGATGTTGTTTCATCATGGTGGGTGACGTTGCACGGGCATTCTCATCCTTATATTGCGCAGCGTGTTTTTGAACAGTTAAACACCCTTGAGCAAGTTATTTTTGCAGGATTTACCCATGAACCTGCCATACAGCTTTCAGAAAATCTACTGAAAATTCTTCCGGCTGGCCAGGAGAAAGTTTTTTACTCTGATAATGGCTCTACTGCAGTGGAAGTTGCTTTAAAAATGTGTATTCAATATGCATACAATAAGGAAAAAAAGAAAACAAAGATTTTAGCGTTTAAAAATGCTTACCACGGAGATACCTTCGGTGCCATGTCTGTAAGTGAAAAAAGTTTCTGGACAAGGCCTTTTGAAAGCATGCTGTTTGAAGTTGTTTTTATCGATACACCCAATACAGAAAATCTGGAAAGCCTGCAAAAGCAGATTAAAGAACTCGCTGATGAAGTAGCCTGCTTTATCTACGAACCGTTAGTGCAGGGAGCGGCCGGAATGCTGATGTATAAAGCCGAAGATCTTAGCCAGCTGATGAAATGCTGCCGGGAAGAAGGTGTTCTTATGATTCAGGATGAAGTTTTTACAGGATTTGGAAGAACGGGAAAACTTTTCGCAGCAGATTATCTTACACAGAAACCGGATATCATGTGTTTTTCAAAAGGATTGACAGGAGGAACAATGCCAATGGGAATTACCACCTGTTCCCATGAAATCTATGATGCTTTCCTTTCTGATGATCGTTATAAAACTTTATTTCACGGGCACTCGTTTACAGCCAATCCTTTAGCCTGTACAGCTGCTCTTGCCAGTATGGAACTCCTACTTACAAGCGAAACTCAAATGAATATCAACCGCATCACTTATCAGCATTCAGAGTTTGTGAAAGCACTTGCTTTGCATCCTCATGTAGAAAAGGTTCGACAGATCGGAACTATTTTAGCTTTCGATTTCAAAACCGGGAATGGTACTTCTTATTTCAATGAAATAGGGAAGAAACTTTACAATGAATTCTTACAGAGAGGGATTATCATGAGGCCGTTGGGAAATGTAATATATCTGGTTCCTCCGTATTGTATTACCTCTGAAGAATTGGATTTTGTATATCAGAATATTATGGAAGTTCTGGATCAGTTTAAAGATTAA
- a CDS encoding winged helix-turn-helix transcriptional regulator, which produces MNFEEFKNCGLRRSLNILSGKWKPLILHNLFEKDQVRFVELWRNMPRVSKKVLAEQLKQLEEDLIIERIEVYNFPPEVYYKLTEKGKKLGPILSQLHLWGNELR; this is translated from the coding sequence ATGAATTTTGAAGAATTTAAAAACTGCGGATTAAGACGAAGCCTGAATATTCTTTCGGGCAAATGGAAACCGCTGATTCTACACAACCTTTTTGAAAAAGATCAGGTACGGTTTGTGGAACTTTGGCGAAATATGCCCAGAGTTTCCAAGAAAGTACTTGCCGAGCAATTGAAACAGCTGGAAGAAGATCTTATTATTGAACGGATTGAAGTGTATAATTTTCCACCGGAAGTATATTATAAGCTTACTGAAAAAGGCAAAAAGCTAGGGCCTATCCTTTCTCAATTACACCTATGGGGAAATGAGTTGAGATAG
- a CDS encoding MBL fold metallo-hydrolase: MKLQLWRNATLLLNIDGISILIDPMLGEKGSMGKMPMTDSELLNPLVNLPFSKDELIKKLQGIDAVAVTHLHPDHWDAAAIELLDKNIPIICSGIISEQISEQGFTNVVTVNDQLQWENIEISTTKGQHGTGEIGEKMGIVNGFVFKTEHTSVYIAGDTIWYDEIAQEIDKHKPQHIILAGGAATFSVGDPIIMNSEDIVTVCEHASESTVWVTHLEAVSHCREDRKFIQGKITEKGLENQCFILKDGEEVSLK, encoded by the coding sequence ATGAAATTACAATTATGGCGCAATGCAACATTGCTATTGAATATTGATGGAATTTCCATCCTGATTGATCCTATGCTGGGAGAAAAAGGATCTATGGGAAAAATGCCCATGACAGATAGTGAATTACTGAATCCTCTCGTAAATCTGCCTTTCAGTAAGGATGAATTAATAAAAAAATTACAAGGAATAGATGCCGTTGCCGTCACCCATCTTCATCCTGATCATTGGGATGCTGCAGCCATAGAACTTCTTGATAAAAACATTCCGATTATTTGTTCAGGGATTATTTCTGAGCAAATTTCAGAACAGGGATTTACCAACGTTGTCACTGTGAATGATCAGCTTCAATGGGAAAATATTGAAATATCTACCACCAAAGGCCAGCACGGGACCGGAGAAATCGGAGAGAAAATGGGAATTGTGAATGGTTTTGTTTTTAAAACAGAGCATACATCAGTTTATATTGCAGGAGATACTATTTGGTATGATGAAATTGCCCAGGAAATTGATAAACACAAGCCTCAACATATCATTTTGGCAGGAGGAGCCGCCACTTTTTCCGTAGGAGATCCTATTATTATGAACAGTGAAGACATTGTAACAGTCTGTGAACATGCATCGGAGTCTACGGTTTGGGTAACTCATCTGGAAGCTGTAAGCCATTGCAGGGAAGACCGGAAATTTATTCAGGGAAAAATAACAGAAAAAGGACTCGAAAACCAATGTTTCATACTGAAAGACGGAGAAGAGGTAAGCCTGAAATAG
- a CDS encoding DUF421 domain-containing protein: MLSAFLLNLDWKELLLGHEEWSFLLEIILRTMIMFLAIIIGLRILGKRGVKQLSIFELVVIIGLGSAAGDPMFNKDVGIISSLIVFIVIILLYSIVTYFIGKSKKFENLVEGKSICLVENGEFSIKNFQKENLGSDEFFAELRLKGVSQLGQIEMAIEEISGEISVFFLEDESVRYGLPIIPGSLHNPLQYIHEERYYSCIFCGYTEHKKAGNAGRCPKCQKEEWVASSNKRRVT; this comes from the coding sequence ATGCTGTCAGCTTTTCTCTTAAATCTTGATTGGAAAGAATTATTATTGGGACACGAAGAATGGTCTTTTCTTTTAGAGATCATTCTTCGTACCATGATTATGTTTCTTGCTATTATCATCGGACTTAGAATTTTAGGAAAAAGAGGGGTAAAACAACTCTCAATCTTTGAGTTGGTAGTCATTATTGGCCTGGGATCGGCCGCGGGAGATCCTATGTTTAATAAGGATGTCGGAATTATTTCATCCCTTATTGTTTTTATCGTTATTATTCTTCTATATTCTATTGTGACCTATTTTATCGGAAAAAGTAAAAAATTTGAAAATCTAGTCGAAGGAAAATCTATCTGTCTGGTAGAAAATGGCGAATTTTCAATTAAAAACTTTCAAAAAGAAAACCTTGGGAGTGACGAATTCTTTGCAGAATTAAGGTTAAAAGGAGTTTCGCAACTTGGGCAGATTGAAATGGCTATAGAAGAAATATCAGGAGAGATCAGTGTATTCTTTTTAGAAGATGAATCTGTAAGATATGGGCTTCCTATTATACCAGGCTCATTACATAATCCGTTACAATATATTCATGAGGAAAGATATTACTCTTGTATATTCTGTGGGTATACTGAACATAAAAAAGCGGGTAATGCCGGACGCTGCCCAAAATGCCAAAAAGAAGAATGGGTAGCATCCAGCAATAAAAGACGGGTCACATGA
- a CDS encoding CynX/NimT family MFS transporter → MMKNEVKKNASYVLLLINVLVVILISSNLRSPIVAVAPVLGEIRDVLKLDNFQVSLLTSIPLFMFAACSVLVSRFSNKFGISKLLMYSLIILSFGLFLRISGSLWLLFVGSIFIGLGICIGNVVTPGYVKNNFPKQIGLMTGIFAVSMNLTAALASGFSVKIGELTGFGWKGSLGIWLVIAALGFLVLSLEFIFNKRNPVPSQTALSTSDFNMFKSAQAWNISIFMGLQSLFYYCLVAWLPSFLSDFHMQGESSGWVFFVIQITMIPVTFCCPIIASKMKDQRLMILFICALMFGSTMMFVFLKSQWIYVNAVIIGISNGLSFSLSILFFSTRTKSSINAVKISGMAQSVGYLIAAFGPPLFGKLHDWDISWNSSFYLLSGAVLLMLYFGLKAARNKYVED, encoded by the coding sequence ATGATGAAGAATGAAGTAAAAAAGAATGCTTCGTATGTTTTATTACTTATTAATGTTCTGGTGGTTATACTCATTTCCAGTAACCTCCGTTCACCGATTGTGGCGGTTGCGCCTGTATTGGGAGAGATAAGAGATGTTTTGAAGCTGGACAATTTTCAGGTGAGCCTTTTAACCTCTATTCCACTGTTTATGTTTGCTGCCTGTTCGGTGCTGGTGAGCAGATTTTCCAATAAGTTCGGAATCAGCAAACTTTTGATGTACTCACTGATTATTCTGAGTTTCGGGTTGTTTTTACGAATCAGCGGATCTCTATGGCTTTTGTTTGTAGGATCTATATTCATTGGGTTGGGTATCTGCATTGGAAATGTGGTTACTCCCGGATATGTTAAGAATAATTTCCCGAAACAGATTGGTCTCATGACCGGAATTTTTGCGGTATCTATGAACCTTACTGCTGCTTTAGCTTCAGGGTTCAGTGTAAAAATCGGGGAACTGACAGGATTTGGATGGAAAGGTTCTCTCGGTATCTGGCTGGTGATTGCTGCACTGGGTTTTCTTGTTTTATCATTGGAGTTCATATTTAATAAAAGAAATCCGGTTCCATCTCAAACGGCACTCAGTACTTCAGATTTCAATATGTTTAAATCTGCTCAGGCATGGAATATCAGTATTTTTATGGGACTTCAGTCATTGTTTTACTATTGCCTCGTAGCCTGGCTTCCTTCATTTCTTTCAGATTTTCATATGCAGGGAGAAAGTTCCGGCTGGGTTTTCTTTGTGATTCAGATTACCATGATTCCTGTGACATTCTGTTGCCCGATTATTGCCAGTAAAATGAAAGATCAGAGACTCATGATCCTTTTTATCTGTGCTTTGATGTTTGGAAGTACCATGATGTTTGTCTTCCTTAAATCTCAATGGATCTATGTGAATGCAGTTATCATAGGGATTTCTAATGGATTATCTTTCAGTCTTTCGATTCTGTTTTTTTCTACAAGAACGAAAAGCAGTATCAATGCTGTTAAAATATCAGGAATGGCACAGTCTGTAGGATATCTGATTGCAGCATTCGGACCTCCGTTGTTTGGAAAGCTGCATGACTGGGATATTTCCTGGAACAGTTCGTTTTATTTATTAAGTGGTGCTGTACTGCTGATGTTGTATTTTGGATTGAAAGCAGCAAGAAATAAATATGTTGAGGATTAA
- a CDS encoding helix-turn-helix domain-containing protein, translated as MDIHGTIKIDELKKPYFVWFEENWIHDDVLHHHQKGQLVYVESGFQYITIEEKIYLLPQNHAVWIPPNAVHKTNSHSEKIKLMIMFADISTQESFYYEVNVFSVPPVLKEMIKYAEKWSKQMTVNHNENLFLKALFNELPQFVEHSLTLHISLPKDKRLAKVIQHLHNHYRNEIKMEDLSDTAHLSFRTLERIFKKETGLTLSKYQQMLRIIKSLEYLSSGNLTISETAYEVGYKSVQAYTRSFQSVMQFRPTDFIKTIQ; from the coding sequence ATGGACATCCACGGCACCATAAAAATAGATGAACTGAAGAAACCTTATTTTGTATGGTTTGAAGAAAACTGGATTCATGATGATGTTCTTCATCACCATCAGAAAGGGCAGCTTGTTTATGTAGAAAGTGGGTTTCAATATATTACTATCGAAGAAAAAATCTATCTTCTTCCTCAGAATCATGCCGTATGGATTCCTCCGAATGCTGTTCACAAAACCAATTCTCATTCTGAAAAGATCAAGCTGATGATTATGTTTGCCGATATCAGTACCCAAGAATCTTTCTATTATGAAGTAAATGTATTTTCTGTTCCTCCTGTATTGAAAGAAATGATAAAATACGCAGAAAAGTGGTCTAAACAGATGACTGTGAATCATAATGAAAACCTATTCCTGAAGGCTCTTTTCAACGAACTGCCACAATTTGTAGAGCATTCGCTGACCCTTCACATCAGCCTTCCCAAAGATAAACGTCTTGCTAAAGTTATACAGCATCTGCACAATCATTACCGGAATGAAATCAAAATGGAAGATCTTAGTGATACAGCTCATTTATCTTTCCGTACCCTGGAACGTATTTTCAAAAAAGAAACCGGACTTACCTTAAGCAAATACCAGCAAATGCTTCGTATTATCAAGAGTCTGGAGTATTTAAGTTCGGGTAATCTTACGATTTCAGAAACAGCTTATGAAGTAGGGTATAAGAGTGTTCAGGCATATACCAGAAGTTTTCAGTCTGTAATGCAGTTCAGGCCAACAGATTTTATTAAAACAATTCAATAG